One Candidatus Thioglobus autotrophicus genomic window, TAGCTTGTCATGTAAAGATTGGGCAGTATCAGACTCAAGAATATCGCAAGTTTTTTCCAGCAAGATGTCGCCTGTATCTAAGCCTTCATTCATTTGCATAATGCCAATCCCTGTTTGCTTATCACCGGAAATAATCGCACGCTGAATCGGTGCAGCCCCGCGCCAACGTGGCAGTAGCGAGGCATGAATATTAAGACAGCCGTATTTAGGTGTCTCTAACACCTCTATTGGTAAAATTTGCCCGTAAGCTACCACCACCATCACATCAGCATTTAAGCTGGCTAATTGTTGTTGAGCTGTCTTATCTTTTAGGCTTTCAGGTTGAAAGACCGGTAAGTTGAGTTCAAGTGCTTTTTCTTTAACGGGGCAGGCAGTTAATACACGACCACGACCCTTGGGACGGTCGGGCTGGCAATATATACCAACTAATTTATGCTCACCTTGAGCAAGCGCTTCGAGTATGCCAACTGAGAATTCAGGCGTACCCGCAAAAATAACCCGCATTAGATTAAGTTTTTTCTGGCAGTCTTAATGGCGTATTTAACTTGATTAGGCGAAGTTGCACCTAGGTGGTCACGCGCACAAAGTGAGCCTTCTAATGACAAAATATCAAACACATCGTTTTCAATGCGATCATCAAACAATTGTAGCTCTTCTAAGCTGAGCTCTGCCAAATCTTTTTGGTGCTCGATGCCGTAAGAAACGGACTTACCAACAACCTCATGTGCATCTCTAAAGGCTAAACCTTTGTTGACTAGATAATCGGCCAAATCAGTTGCTGTAGTGTAGCCTTTTTTGGTTGAGTTATACATGGTGTCACGTCGCGTCTCGATCGTTGGTACCATATCAGCAAATACACGCAAGCAAGCTTTAAGAGTATCAACTGTATCAAACAATGGCTCTTTGTCTTCTTGATTGTCTTTGTTGTAAGCCAAAGGTTGAGATTTCATAATGGTGAGCATGGAGGTTAAATTTCCATACACGCGCCCTGTTTTTCCGCGCACAAGCTCTGGTACGTCAGGGTTTTTCTTTTGCGGCATGATAGAAGAGCCAGTGCAAAAGCTATCTGGCAGCTCTATAAAATTAAACTGCGCAGAAGACCATAAAATTAACTCTTCTGAAAAGCGTGATAGGTGCATCATAATCATGCTGGCAGCAGACAAGAACTCAATGGCAAAATCGCGATCACTAACGCCATCAAGTGAATTTAAGCAAATACGATCAAAGCTCAGTAGTTCGGCAGTTCTTTCACGGTTTATTGGATAAGTAGTTCCTGCTAAGGCAGCAGAGCCTAGCGGCATGGAGTTCATACGCTTACGACAATCAACTAAGCGTTCACCGTCTCGAGTTAGCATTTCAAAATAGGCCATCATATGGTGGCCAAAACTCACAGGCTGTGCTGCTTGGAGATGAGTAAATCCTGGCAAGATGGTGCTGGCTTCTTTTTCTGCTAAATCGAGCAAGGCCTGTTGTAAGCGATTAATCTCAACTAGAATATCATCAACTTGATCGCGCAGATATAGGCGAATATCAGTCGCTACTTGATCATTGCGAGAGCGGCCTGTATGGAGTTTTTTGCCCGCATTGCCAATCAATTGCGTGAGACGTGATTCAATATTCATATGCACATCTTCCAGTGCAACAGACCATTCAAACTTACCTGTATTGATTTCTTCCAAAATTTGATCCAGACCCGTTAGAATTTGGTCTTTTTCGTCTTCGGTTAATAAGCCTACTTCTTGCAACATGGTGGCGTGCGCTCTAGAACCGGCAATGTCGTATGGGGCTAAAATTTTGTCAAAAAAGACAGAAGCACCAAAAATTTTGACAAATTCATCAGTTGGCTCGCTAAAGCGTCCACCCCAAGATTGATTCGTGTGTGTTTGGCTTGAATTTTGTGTGTTATTGGTCATAATTTTGCACTAAGTTGTTTGTTAATTTTTAGAGTAGAGCTATCAATTAGCTTGTCAAGATCGGTCCAATAATAATCTTCATTGGTAACGCCTAAGACTTTTTCCAAAACCACGCCATAGTTGTCTACCAACATAACCGTTGGAAAGAAATTAACTGCATACTTAAAGGCAAACTCATTTTGAGAAACAGTTTCATTGTAAAAATCATTGATTTCATCAAAGCTATTAGCATTGATATGGCGAATGATTACTTTATCTTGGTATTCCTCGAGATCTGCCATAGGGCCAATGGTATTTTCTTTGACTTTTTTGCAATATCCACAATCAGGAATGGAAAACATTATTAAAATAGGTATCTTTTTCTTCCAAACTTGTTGTGAGTCTAAAAAGAAATTTTTTGCGTCTGGCAGGTTGAGTTCTTGCGCGATCGCAAAATTTGATAAAAAGACGGCAACTAATAGATAAAATCTAAACATTGGCACTATTTTAATACAAACTCCTTGAAGCATGAATAAAACCCTGAAAATTGCAACTCGAAAATCTCCGCTAGCACTTTGGCAAGCAGAGCACGTAAAAGCTAGGCTGGAGGCGATTCATCCAGATTTAAAAGTAGAGTTGGTTAAGATGACCACCAAGGGTGACCAGATTTTAAATTCACCTTTATCTAAAATTGGTGGCAAAGGTTTGTTTATTAAAGAATTAGAAATAGGCATGATGGAAGGGGTGGCTGATATTGCTGTGCATTCGATGAAAGATGTGCCTTATGAGATTCCACCTGGATTTGAGCTAGGCGCTATTTTAAAGCGTGAAAATCCATTTGATGCATTTGTGTCTAATCATTACGATGGTATTAATGATCTACCACAAGGCGCTAAAGTGGGCACTTGTTCAATGCGCCGAATTGTGCAGCTGAAAGCTCAACGCCCAGATTTAGAAATTCTAGACTTACGAGGCAATGTAAACACCCGACTTCAAAAACTCGATGACGGTGAGTTTGATGCGATTATCTTGGCGTGTGCGGGTCTTATTCGCCTTAAGTTTGAAACGCGTATTAAGCAAGAGATTCCAGCGATCGATTCTTTGCCTGCAGTTGGCCAAGGGGCAGTAGGGATTGAGATTCGCGAGAATGATCAGACTATTCTAGATTTAATTAGCCCTTTGATTGATCAAGAAACTACTTACAGGGTAAATGCAGAGCGGGCGATGAATGCACGTCTAGAAGGTGGGTGTTCAGTGCCTATAGCAGGGTTTGCCACACTGGATGGTGACCAGCTTAATGTGACGGGCTTGGTGGGCAATGTTAAATCTGGCGTTATTTTAAAACACCAAGTATCTGGGCACGTGAGCGAGGCACAGGCTTTGGGTGAAGAGTTGGCCGATCAGTTGATTGTCATGGGTGCTAAAGATATTTTAAAAGTTGACTAATGACTGATTTGCAGGCTTTGCAGCAACTGCCAGACTGGTCAATTGTTAATCAAAAATTACATCGGCAGTTTGTTTTTCAAGACTTTGTCCAAGCTTTTGATTTTATGACGCAAGCGGCCATCATGGTTGAAAAAATGGATCATCATCCAGAGTGGTCAAATAGTTATAATACGGTCGATGTTGAATTGATTACGCATTCTCAGAAGTGCATCAGCCAATTAGATATTGAGTTGGCAGTATATATGAACGATATCTTTAAACACAGTCTTACCAAGGAATAAAGCATGTTGAAATTTATGGAAAAAAGTTTTTTTAGTCTCGTACAAAAAATAGGTTTATTGTTCGCGCTTATCTCATTTACTTTGGTTGTTTTTCTGGGCTGGTTTAGTTATGAAAAAATCAATAGCAGAGCAACAGATGAAATTAGCAAGCCGATGATTGAACTCGCTAAATATCAAAATCCAATCAGCTTACAGCTGGAAACTGTCCCAACTGATGCAATGATCAGTAGTGCCCCGAGTGCTTCCCAAGCAGCTTTTAATCAAAAGTTCGATGCTTATATTGAGCAAATTATGGCCAATTTACAAGCATTGCCAAATGAGGTTATTGGCAAAAGTGATGCGCAGTTTCAAATTAAGGTGATGATTAAAATCAAGTCTAATGCCTATGTGCCAGCACTTAAGTTAAGCTATGTAGAGTCTTTATCTAGGCTAACCAGGCAGTTGGTTAACGTAGGAGGTGATCAAGTGAATGTTGATGAGTTTCTGCATTGGCACGATCAAGAATTTGCCCGCCAAGTTGAGCAGCAAACTCAGCAAAATTTAATCAAAATGGGTACAGCTAAATCTGATCAAATGACAGGATTTATCTCTTTAGGCATGATGGGCGCTGCACTTGGATTTTTTATTATGTTTGTCATGATGCTAGCCATGTTGCGCATTGAAAGAAACACGCGCCGATAACATGCAAGCAATTGGCTATAACGGCTGTGATTTTATTGAGTTTGAAAAACCTTTAGAAAATCCTGCAGGCCAAGATCTTTTGGTTGAGATAAAAGCCATTTCTATTAATCCAATTGACACTAAAGTTAAGCAAACTATTACTAAAGATAGCGCGGTAAAAATTCTAGGCTATGATGCTTGCGGTGTTGTTCGTGCGGTTGGAGAGGAGGCATCGATTTTTAAAGTGGGCGATGAAGTTTTCTATGCAGGCGACGTAACCCGAGATGGGTCTAATGCCACACATCAACTTGTAGACGAGCGCATTGTCGGCCGTAAGCCAAAATCGCTCAATTTTGAACAAGCCGCCGCACTACCTTTAACCAGTATTACCGCTTGGGAATCGTTATTTGACCGCCTAAAAATTACCCCAAAAGATAAAAACAAAACATTATTACTGATTGGTGCAGCAGGTGGCGTCGGCTCTATGGCGATACAATTTTCCAAACAAATTATTAGCATGAATGTCATTGCCACTGCCTCACGACCAGAGTCAAAAGCTTGGTGTAAGCAGATGGGTGCTGATACGGTACTGGATCATCAACAGCTTGCTAAGCAATTTAAGCAGCAGTCATTAACTGCTCCAGATTATATTTTATGCATGGGTGTGCCTGATGATTATCTCGAGCAAATGGTTGATTTAATCGCGCCACAAGGATGTATTTGTTTGCTTGCGAACACTCAAAAAAGCTATGATCTTAACTTATTAAAAGCCAAAAGCATTACACTGGTTTGGGAGATGATGTTCACCCGCTCGATGTTTCAAACTACCGATCTAATAAAGCAGCACCAGCTACTCAACAAAGTGTCTGATTTAATTGATCAACAGCAGATTGTGAGTATTGCCACGCAACAACTTAGCCCAATTAATATTGATAATATCACTAAAGCTCATCAGCTAATCGAACAGGGTGATATGATTGGAAAATTAGTCATTTGTGAGCAGCATTTGTAAGAAAAAGTGTCGAGGATTCGCTATTTCAAATGAGACTATTCAATAACTATTAATACCTTTGGTATGGCTATATTAGTCGCATTTCTTAGATCAGGTGTTTGTTTGACTACGCCAGAGATGGGAGATTTAATTTGATATTTTTCCAGCTCAATCATTTGAATTTTGATCAGTACATTATGTGCATCTAGCTCACGTTTTTGAGCATTACGAGCCATTTTAGCAATATCCAAATCACGATGAGAAGCGACCATGCGATCATATAATTCTTGAGTTTGATCAAATACAAGAAGTGCATCGTCAAAAGCTTGTTGCTTGATATTACCAATGGCTTTAAGGTGTTGCAAGGTTAGCTGAGCTTGCCTATCATCCAATTTGACCAATACATCGCCAGAGCTAACTTGCTTTCCTGGCGGGATTATCTCAACAATGGTGCTAGATACTTGTGGGTAGATATCCAGCGCCAAAGTAGCGCCAGACAGAAGCATGCTTAATGCTAACCAGGAATTAAATTTCATAATCTTCTCCAATCAAGTGATGTAATTTTTTAAGGGTAATGACATAGTTAAATTCATTCTCAGCTAGTTTTCTTTCAGTATCTGTGTAGTTGACCATAGCCTTACCGATGTCACTTTTGATCTCCATTTCATAATTGGCACGCGCTTTTTCCAAATACAAATCTCGATAGTCCAATTCAACGATTAGCGCTTTATGGATTTGCCTTAATGCACTAAGATTAAGGTGATGATCCAATGCTTCCCCTAATAAATCTTGCTGAATCTTTTCAATCTCAAGTTGTTTTTTCTTAGATTGAATCATGAGTTGAGATATCTCACTATCTTGTTTGGCATCAGTACCAAAAGGCATAGATAGCTGAATTCCAGCACGCCATTGGCCATTTTTCTCGCGCAGATAGCCTTGTTCTCCAATTCGAGCGCTTGAGTTAAGCACAATACCTAAATTACTTTTTTGCTGAGAAATTTGACGACCGATGGCTGATAAAGCTTGTTTCAATTGTTTAAGCTTTAAGTTGTCTGTAAGCTTTTCTTGATAATAAGAAAACTCGGCCAGCTCTTTTTTAAATAAAGACTTGTAATTAGGCATAACAACATCATCAGGACGATCTTCATAACTAATATTAAGTAGCTGAGCCAACTTAGCTCGAGTTTGAATTTGCTTAGATTCTGCCCTAATACGGTGAATTTGACTAATTTGCGTTTTGGTTTGTTTTTCTAATAAGGTTACTTCTGATGCACTTTGAATGTCGTAATCATCTTTAACTCGACCTTCCTGAACAGCAAACATTGCCAGCTCCTCTAGTGCAGTTTCATAAGATAAGTCTGCTAAAACGATGTCAAAATAAGCGCGCATTATCCCAATGGTTTTATCTTGCTGTAATTGCTGAAAAGACAAAGTTGCATTATTAAGTGTATTTAGCTGTGTATTTTTTCCAATTTCAATGGCTTGATTGTAAAGTGTTTTTTTAAGAAAAATAAAGGCGTGAGAATTATTAATAGCAGAGTTGTAGTCGCTTCGCTTTGCAAGCTGTAAATCAATATTTGACGTTACATCGTATTGGTTTTCCCAATCACTCAGTCGATGTTGCTCAGAATCAATATTTAAAAGCTGCTGTTTTTCAGCGAAGTTATGCTCATCAGAAAGTTTTAGAGCGTCACCCAGTGTTAAAGGGTTAGGCAGTTGCTCTGAGTGAACAAAACTAGATACTAGCAATAATAAGAAGCTTAAAAATTTCATCGGTTTTTACGCTTATAGCGAATAAATTTTTCCTCTAAGTAGGCGTCTTCAACCATAAATTTGGCGAGTAGTAAAAAGTCTGCTTGGTTAGCAAATCCAGTGCGTCTAACCACTCGGTTACCCTTGAGATCAAAAAAAGCGAGTACAGGTGTTGCACCAATTCGATTGTGTTTTTTTGCAAAAACTCTTTCAACCGTATCATTGCCGTCAAAATCAACTAATTCAAGATTTGAATTGGTATTGATTTTGTAATTTAAAAAATGCGTTTTAAAATATTTAATAACGTCAGGCTGATTTAATACTTGGCGCTCCATTTTTTGGCAAAAAGGACAGTCATCCATAAAGAAAAAAACAAACACACCTTTTTTGTTGGCATCCTGAGCATCACTCAAATTTTCAGAATAATCATTAAAATGCTCGTCAAATAAATCGCCATCCGACATTGCTTGAAATGATACGAGTAAACCTAAGATTAATATTAGTTTTTTAAACATTAAGCGACCTTAAAAAAAATATGTATAGTTTGATTAGAGCTATCGTAAATAATCATACCATTTGAAGTTATTAATTTCAAATGAAAATTAACCTTAGATATGAGTACTACTCAAACAATGCGTCGACAAACTTTTTAGCGTTAAAAGGCTTTAAATCATTAATCCCTTCACCAACACCAATATAGCGTACGGGCAATTTAAGCTCATCAGAAATAGCAAATACCACACCACCTTTAGCAGTGCCATCAAGCTTGGTGATACTAATGCCGCTTAGTCCAACTGTCTTGTTAAACTCTTTGGCCTGATTAATGGCGTTTTGCCCCGAGCCGCCATCAATAACCAGCATGGTTTCATGTGGGGCATTTTCATTGTGTTTTTTTAGTACGCGCTTTATTTTTCCAAGCTCTTGCATTAGATTACCTTGAGTATGCAACCGTCCTGCGGTATCAGCAATAAGAATATCAATATTTTTAGCCCGTGCTGATTCATAGGCATCGTAAATCACCGAGGCGGCGTCAGAGCCAGTTGTTTGAGCAACAACTGGTATTTCGTTGCGCTCACCCCATACTTTTAGCTGTTCAACGGCGGCGGCGCGAAAAGTATCGCCTGCTGCGAGCATGACAGACTTGCCTTGATTTTGAAAAGATTTGGCCAGTTTGCCGATGGTGGTGGTTTTGCCAGCACCATTAATACCCACTACTAAAATCACAAATGTTTCGTTGGTATCGGTATTTAATTGGCTGTCTTTAATCAGTAATTCAGATAATTCATCTTTTAAGAATTGATACAAACTATCAGAGTCTTTTAGTATTTTTCGTGAGGCGTTTTTGCGTACCGATTCAAGCACTTTGTCTGTAGTGCTAATGCCAATATCTGCTGTGATTAGGAGCGTTTCCAGCTCATCTAGCAAATCCTCATCAATGGCTTTTTTACCTAATAGTAAGCTGGATAATCCCGAGCCTAATTTTTGCCTAGATTTGGCCAGGCGCTCTTTTAGCGAGGTGGATTTTTCTATTGGGTCAGATTTATCTTTTTTAAAAAAATTAAACAAAGCTTCTCGCTATAATGGTTTGAATATGAAGAATCTAATTTTACTAGCCTTTTTTTTGTCCACCAGTGCTTTTTCTAACTCCGTTAGCGCCAAGGTCGATGACACCGTGACCCAAACAACACTCGATAATGGGCTAAAAATTATCGTTAAAACCGACCATCGAGCACCTGTATTTATCTCTCAACTTTGGTATAAAGTGGGCGCTAGCGATGAATCTAGGCCTAATACTGGCATCTCTCACATGCTAGAACATATGATGTTTAAAGGGACGCACGATTATAAAGTAGGTGAATTTTCAAAAATTATCGCGCGTAATGGTGGCGATGATAACGCCTTTACTTCAAAAGACTATACAGCCTATTATCAAAAAATGCATCGCTCAAAATTGGAGCTAGCCATTAAGATGGAAGCTGATCGCATGCGTAATTTAACCTTCTCAGGCAGTGAGCTAGAAAAAGAAAGACGTGTGGTAATCGAAGAGCGTAGATTGCGTGTGGAAGACAATCCCAATGCTCAAGTTTACGAGCATTTACGTCTTATTTCGTTTGATCAAAAAGGTGCGTATCATGCGCCTGTGATTGGCTTTAAAGCCGATATTGAAACTTATCGACTGAATGA contains:
- a CDS encoding zinc-binding alcohol dehydrogenase family protein encodes the protein MQAIGYNGCDFIEFEKPLENPAGQDLLVEIKAISINPIDTKVKQTITKDSAVKILGYDACGVVRAVGEEASIFKVGDEVFYAGDVTRDGSNATHQLVDERIVGRKPKSLNFEQAAALPLTSITAWESLFDRLKITPKDKNKTLLLIGAAGGVGSMAIQFSKQIISMNVIATASRPESKAWCKQMGADTVLDHQQLAKQFKQQSLTAPDYILCMGVPDDYLEQMVDLIAPQGCICLLANTQKSYDLNLLKAKSITLVWEMMFTRSMFQTTDLIKQHQLLNKVSDLIDQQQIVSIATQQLSPINIDNITKAHQLIEQGDMIGKLVICEQHL
- the ftsY gene encoding signal recognition particle-docking protein FtsY, which encodes MFNFFKKDKSDPIEKSTSLKERLAKSRQKLGSGLSSLLLGKKAIDEDLLDELETLLITADIGISTTDKVLESVRKNASRKILKDSDSLYQFLKDELSELLIKDSQLNTDTNETFVILVVGINGAGKTTTIGKLAKSFQNQGKSVMLAAGDTFRAAAVEQLKVWGERNEIPVVAQTTGSDAASVIYDAYESARAKNIDILIADTAGRLHTQGNLMQELGKIKRVLKKHNENAPHETMLVIDGGSGQNAINQAKEFNKTVGLSGISITKLDGTAKGGVVFAISDELKLPVRYIGVGEGINDLKPFNAKKFVDALFE
- the fmt gene encoding methionyl-tRNA formyltransferase, with product MRVIFAGTPEFSVGILEALAQGEHKLVGIYCQPDRPKGRGRVLTACPVKEKALELNLPVFQPESLKDKTAQQQLASLNADVMVVVAYGQILPIEVLETPKYGCLNIHASLLPRWRGAAPIQRAIISGDKQTGIGIMQMNEGLDTGDILLEKTCDILESDTAQSLHDKLAILGAQGIVKALANLNTLSPTPQNEAGITYAKKLSKDEAWIDWSKSAVQINQQIRAFNPYPIAQTNASSNKFESKVLRILSACVIGKAYDAKPGEVAEYGKGVCIVATGDGALSLEKVQLAGKKAVDIKDFTNAYTLTILE
- the hemC gene encoding hydroxymethylbilane synthase translates to MNKTLKIATRKSPLALWQAEHVKARLEAIHPDLKVELVKMTTKGDQILNSPLSKIGGKGLFIKELEIGMMEGVADIAVHSMKDVPYEIPPGFELGAILKRENPFDAFVSNHYDGINDLPQGAKVGTCSMRRIVQLKAQRPDLEILDLRGNVNTRLQKLDDGEFDAIILACAGLIRLKFETRIKQEIPAIDSLPAVGQGAVGIEIRENDQTILDLISPLIDQETTYRVNAERAMNARLEGGCSVPIAGFATLDGDQLNVTGLVGNVKSGVILKHQVSGHVSEAQALGEELADQLIVMGAKDILKVD
- a CDS encoding thioredoxin family protein produces the protein MFRFYLLVAVFLSNFAIAQELNLPDAKNFFLDSQQVWKKKIPILIMFSIPDCGYCKKVKENTIGPMADLEEYQDKVIIRHINANSFDEINDFYNETVSQNEFAFKYAVNFFPTVMLVDNYGVVLEKVLGVTNEDYYWTDLDKLIDSSTLKINKQLSAKL
- the argH gene encoding argininosuccinate lyase, giving the protein MTNNTQNSSQTHTNQSWGGRFSEPTDEFVKIFGASVFFDKILAPYDIAGSRAHATMLQEVGLLTEDEKDQILTGLDQILEEINTGKFEWSVALEDVHMNIESRLTQLIGNAGKKLHTGRSRNDQVATDIRLYLRDQVDDILVEINRLQQALLDLAEKEASTILPGFTHLQAAQPVSFGHHMMAYFEMLTRDGERLVDCRKRMNSMPLGSAALAGTTYPINRERTAELLSFDRICLNSLDGVSDRDFAIEFLSAASMIMMHLSRFSEELILWSSAQFNFIELPDSFCTGSSIMPQKKNPDVPELVRGKTGRVYGNLTSMLTIMKSQPLAYNKDNQEDKEPLFDTVDTLKACLRVFADMVPTIETRRDTMYNSTKKGYTTATDLADYLVNKGLAFRDAHEVVGKSVSYGIEHQKDLAELSLEELQLFDDRIENDVFDILSLEGSLCARDHLGATSPNQVKYAIKTARKNLI
- a CDS encoding 4a-hydroxytetrahydrobiopterin dehydratase, whose product is MTDLQALQQLPDWSIVNQKLHRQFVFQDFVQAFDFMTQAAIMVEKMDHHPEWSNSYNTVDVELITHSQKCISQLDIELAVYMNDIFKHSLTKE
- a CDS encoding TolC family protein translates to MKFLSFLLLLVSSFVHSEQLPNPLTLGDALKLSDEHNFAEKQQLLNIDSEQHRLSDWENQYDVTSNIDLQLAKRSDYNSAINNSHAFIFLKKTLYNQAIEIGKNTQLNTLNNATLSFQQLQQDKTIGIMRAYFDIVLADLSYETALEELAMFAVQEGRVKDDYDIQSASEVTLLEKQTKTQISQIHRIRAESKQIQTRAKLAQLLNISYEDRPDDVVMPNYKSLFKKELAEFSYYQEKLTDNLKLKQLKQALSAIGRQISQQKSNLGIVLNSSARIGEQGYLREKNGQWRAGIQLSMPFGTDAKQDSEISQLMIQSKKKQLEIEKIQQDLLGEALDHHLNLSALRQIHKALIVELDYRDLYLEKARANYEMEIKSDIGKAMVNYTDTERKLAENEFNYVITLKKLHHLIGEDYEI
- a CDS encoding thioredoxin family protein, with protein sequence MFKKLILILGLLVSFQAMSDGDLFDEHFNDYSENLSDAQDANKKGVFVFFFMDDCPFCQKMERQVLNQPDVIKYFKTHFLNYKINTNSNLELVDFDGNDTVERVFAKKHNRIGATPVLAFFDLKGNRVVRRTGFANQADFLLLAKFMVEDAYLEEKFIRYKRKNR